In Anolis carolinensis isolate JA03-04 unplaced genomic scaffold, rAnoCar3.1.pri scaffold_14, whole genome shotgun sequence, the following proteins share a genomic window:
- the rasgrp2 gene encoding RAS guanyl-releasing protein 2, whose protein sequence is MSSTLDLEKGCSVDQLLHGCIEAFDDEGKVRDPQLVRMFLMMHPWYIPSSELATKLFQIYQESDGSENSSLQIKTCHLVRYWISAFPAEFDLNPELAEQIKELKVLLGREGNERHSSLIDIESVPTYKWKRQVTQRQPAAQKKRKTSLLFDHLESGELAEHLTHLEYRSFSKILFQDYHSFVMHGCTVDNPILERFITLFNSVSQWVQLMVLSKPTAQQRAQVITRFVMVAQRLLQLQNFNTLMAVVGGLGHSSISRMKETHSFVSPETTKVWESLLELLSSAGNYSRYRRRFAESVGFKFPILGVHLKDLVAVHVALPDWLDRDHTCLNGNKMQQLFTILSELAMVQSIRPPFEANPDLLNLLMVSLDQYQTEEEIYQLSLQREPRNKSTPSSPTSSTPPPQPVMMEAWASAPKPKPDQAIVRKHIEKMVESVFRNFDVDGDGHISQEEFQIIRNNFPYLCKFGDLDENQDGCISREEMISYFMKSSADLNGKMGFIHSFHETTFLRPVACRHCKGLILGLYKQGLKCRACGVSCHKQCKELLSVECRKRTKSVSLDGPAGLPARSFSFSLPRPGRTSLKHTEIQEEDTQAVEDGVFDVHL, encoded by the exons ATGTCTTCGACTCTCGATTTGGAGAAAGGCTGCTCCGTCGACCAACTTCTCCACGGCTGCATCGAAGCCTTcg ATGATGAAGGCAAAGTCCGGGACCCGCAGCTGGTGCGCATGTTCCTCATGATGCACCCTTGGTACATCCCTTCCTCGGAGCTGGCTACAAAATTATTCCAAAT TTACCAGGAATCGGATGGGTCCGAAAACAGCTCCCTCCAGATAAAAACATGCCACCTGGTGAG GTACTGGATCTCGGCATTCCCGGCAGAATTCGATCTCAACCCCGAACTGGCCGAGCAGATCAAGGAGCTGAAGGTGCTCCTGGGCCGGGAAGGCAACGAGCGCCACAGCAGCCTCATCGACATTGAGAGCGT ACCTACTTATAAATGGAAGCGGCAAGTCACGCAACGCCAGCCGGCCGCACAAAAGAAGCGCAAGACGTCGCTGCTCTTTGACCACTTGGAGTCCGGGGAGCTGGCTGAGCACCTGACGCACCTCGAGTATCGCTCGTTCAGCAAGATCCTG TTCCAGGACTACCACAGCTTTGTGATGCATGGCTGCACAGTGGACAACCCCATCCTGGAGCGCTTCATCACCCTCTTCAACAGCGTCTCCCAGTGGGTCCAGCTGATGGTGCTGAGCAAGCCCACCGCCCAGCAGCGGGCCCAGGTCATCACCCGCTTCGTCATGGTGGCCCAG AGGTTGCTCCAGTTGCAGAACTTCAACACCCTGATGGCCGTGGTCGGCGGGCTCGGGCACAGCTCCATCTCCCGCATGAAGGAGACCCACAGCTTCGTCAGCCCGGAGACCACCAAG GTCTGGGAGTCGCTCCTGGAGCTGCTCAGCTCGGCCGGGAACTACAGCCGCTACCGGCGCCGCTTTGCCGAGAGCGTGGGCTTCAAGTTCCCCATCCTGGGGGTCCACCTCAAGGACCTGGTGGCCGTCCACGTGGCCCTGCCCGACTGGCTGGACCGGGACCACACCTGCCTCAACGGGAACAAGATGCAGCAGCTGTTCACCATCCTGAGTGAGCTGGCCATGGTCCAGAGCATCCGCCCGCCCTTCGAGGCCAACCCCGATCTGCTCAACCTTCTCATG GTCTCCTTGGATCAATACCAGACGGAGGAAGAGATCTACCAGCTCTCCCTTCAACGGGAGCCTCGGAACAAGTccacg CCGTCCAGCCCCACTTCGTCCACTCCGCCTCCGCAGCCGGTGATGATGGAAGCCTGGGCTTCGGCCCCCAAACCCAAGCCGGACCAGGCAATTGTGCGCAAACACATCGAGAAGATGgtggag TCCGTTTTCCGGAACTTCGACGTGGACGGAGACGGGCACATTTCCCAGGAAGAGTTCCAGATCATCCGGAATAACTTCCCGTACCTTTGCAAATTCGGAGACCTGGATGAGAACCA GGACGGGTGCATCAGTCGCGAAGAGATGATCTCCTACTTCATGAAGTCCAGTGCGGATCTCAATGGCAAGATGGGCTTCATCCACAGCTTCCACGAAACCACGTTCCTGCGCCCCGTCGCGTGCCGGCATTGCAAAGGACTG aTCCTTGGACTCTACAAACAGGGGCTCAAATGCCGGG CCTGTGGGGTGAGCTGCCACAAGCAGTGCAAGGAGCTCCTCTCGGTGGAGTGCCGCAAGCGCACTAAGAGCGTGAGCCTGGACGGTCCGGCCGGCCTCCCTGCCCGCTCCTTCAGCTTCTCCCTCCCGCGCCCGGGAAGGACTTCCTTGAAGCACACAG aAATCCAAGAGGAAGACACACAGGCCGTGGAGGACGGGGTCTTTGACGTCCACCTATGA